Below is a genomic region from Ammonifex degensii KC4.
TATACGGCCGCACCGCAGGCAGATCAGGTGGTGCCGGTGCTTCTGGGCCAGCACGAAGTGCCTACTCCCCTCGAAAAAGGTTTCTTCCAGCAAACCCACACTGCGCAGGGTTTCCAGCGTGCGGTAAACGGTTCCCCGGCCCACGCTGGGAAAGCGCCGGTGCAGCCTCTCCTCTATCTCCCGGGCGTTAAGGGGTTTCTCGGCTTCGGCCAGCACCCGCAAAATCTCCTGCCGCTGGGGAGTAAGCTTGAAACCCCTGGCTTTCAGGGCCTCTACCACTCGCAAGAGCTCACTTTGCTCACCCATACCCTTTCCTCCCGGTGGTACTATGTCCTAATTGAAACTCTATATCAATTAGATATCGTTCCCACCGGGATATGTCAAGAAAGATCTGCTATTAGCCGGGTAAAAAGGACAAAAAGAGAAGGAGCGGTGCTTTCCACCGCTCCTTTACCTCACCAGTTCGGCCAGGCGGGCCATTCCTCTTATCATGCGCTGCATCCGGTCTAGCCGCCGGGTTTTAAGGCGCTGTCGAGGAGATCGCTCATTTCCCAGTTCCGGCAAAAGCAGAGCTCCCGCCACCAGTCCGATTATTCCCCCGGTAACTAGTCCTCGCCAAAAGGTCACTCTTTCCGCCTCCTCTCTTTAAGTCACAGCCTTATCTGGGCCGGGTCCAGTCTTACCAGCATGCCGTCCTCGTCTATCTCGAAAACCTGAATTCCTTCCCGGTCGATACGGTACTCTATGCAGCAATCGCGACAGAAATAATGGCCAGCCCCTATCTTCCCCACCGCTTTGCCGCCGCAAACAGGGCACTGCATCAAAACTTACACCTCCGGCTTTACTTGCATCTTTAGTGTGTTTCGCCGGAGGAGAAATCTTTCAGGAAATTTGATAGCAAGTTTCTTTTCTCCCAAACCAGCTTTCTGAAAGAAATTCCGGCTTAGCACCCAAAGCACTCTGGTTACCTGTTAGGGTATTCGATATCAAAATGAAACCCCAATTTCTTTCTGGCCTCTCTTAAGAGAAGTTCTCCTTCCCTTGTGATATCGTAATAGGTGTGATTCCGGTGTTTAACGCTTTTCCGTTGACGGTGGTAATACTTAACTATTCTTCCTTCTACTCGCTTAATTAGTCCTCTAGCTGCCAGCCTTCGGAGTCGCTCTGTACTTTCTTCCAGGGATAAACCCAACTGCCTTGCCAGGAATTTTGCATATTCCGGTCCCAGTTTTTTTAGGTAGGCAAGGATTTTTAAATCAAGAAGCTCCTCCTGGTCATTTAGAGTAGCACACACACTCTCCTTCCCTCCTCTGCGGAATAGGGCATCCCTTGGTCCTCTAAATCCCGAACAATTCTTCGGCATTATACCTCGCAATTCGAGCAATGATTTCTGGGGGAGCGCCGTTCAATTCCAGATACCGCACAGCTTTTGGCACGCTCAGGGGATCGTTGGGTTTGAGATTGCTGTAGTCGCTGTTCAGAACTCCGCGTTGGAAGCGTTCCAGATGGTTCAGTAGTAGATGAGGTGTGAGTCCTTCCTGGCGAATAGTGAGCCCAGGAACAGCTCCAAAATCCTCGATTAAGTCAATAATGTCCAAGTTAGCATGGTCGATGACCACCTTTCCGGGATCCATCCCGACGGCGGCGGCAATTTCAATCGTCTTATTGGTTATTGCCACCCTATCGTGAGGCGGGGTATGGATAATTACCGGCACCCCGCACTCCTTGGCTATCTTCAATTGCTCCCTAAGGACGTCCTGTTCCCGCCGAGTCCCTTCATGCAGGCCTATTTCTCCCAAACCAATGACGCCATCCATCTTTAAATAGCTTGGAAGGGCGTCAATTACCCTGGGCCAGTCTTCCGGTGTTCCCATGGGGTGAACACCGACAGCGACGAAGAGTTTGATGCCATTTTGGGCAGCATTCTTCATCGAAAGGGTTAACATTTGGTGAAAATGATCAAAGAGGGTTTCCGCATATTTGGCCCCAAAAAAAATGGAGCAGCCGATAATCTTTTTTACCCCGGCCAAGGCCATGTTTTCCAGCCCTTCGTACGGAAGCAACGAGACGTGTGTATGGGAATCTACAATTCCTTCCATAACGATTCCATTACCCCCTTATTGCGCTGGATCGGGCCCCTCCTTTTTGTTACTGTACATGTTTAAATTGTATTGAAGGGGAAGTAAAGAAACTTCCTCTTCACGCATGTACACAGTTAGGGCTTGATGTAGGCGTACCCCTCAGCTTGTTTTCTGGCAATTTCTGTTATGCCGGCTGGCACAACTGTTACGAAGTTAGGAAGGCTCTCCTCCTCAATAGATTGAGCCTTGAGAGCGTTCCGACACACTACAAAGCTTACTCCCATCTCCGACAACTTCTTCATTTGGTCCATCAGCGATCCGCTGGCCGTCCCGCAGCACCCACCGCTTCCAGTCAACATGCACCTGCTCTTGAAAACAGAAACTGCCTCACCGTTGGCCAACACTTCGATGTCAGCATTCCCTTGTCCAACATCGTTCAAAAAATTAGTGATGTTCCCAAGGGCCCTTTGCCATCTGTCAGGCTCGTTAACGTGAAAAAGGACTTTTAGCTTATCCATCCTGGTACCCCTCCTTTGTTAAAATGCAGACTGGAGTTATTTTAAAATACCTTTTGACCTAAGATACTCAGGTAACTGGTCCGCATCGAGAACATCCATGCCACTGTTGCTATATACCCACAGTCTATCTTTCAAAATAACTACATTGCAACGCGCTTCGCGGTCAACAGCACATACATTGCCACAGCCACTGATGGTGATGTTTTCCTGTAAATTGCCGGCGGAAACTATGCGCTCGGCCATAGTATGGACATCACCAACACCGTTTTTACAATACCGCGCGCCGATGCACGTCTTGATCCCTTCGCTATTCCACGCCAGCGCCACCTTTAGGAATGGCAGAAGGCCCATCCGGTCAATAACTTCAGCTAGTCGCTCGTTCTGGGCAACCCGAAGGTAGCCCTTAACTATCCGTTCGACAGTTTCGACTAGATGTTCTTCCTTGATAACCACGTCCAGCCGAGTACCCAATTGGGGTTGACGTCCCCCTTTGCCCCCAAGGTAAAGCCAGTATCCGTCCTGGACAGCAATAACCCCCAGATCGTTTAGTTGCGCCTCCACACATGAATTGGGGCAACCATTCAGGGCTATTTTAAACTTTTTCGGGGTTGCCATCCCTGCAAGGCGCTGGTTGATTTGTGCTGCCAGAGGAGTAACATCGCGGATAACGTGCTTGCAATACTGACTAGAACATACCTTAACATTTCGCACCACCGGGCCGATATTAGCTAAAGGTAGATGGACCTTTTCTAACTCTTCGGCCACCTGATCAAAGTTCTCAGGTTTTATGCCGAAAATCATAATGGCCTCAGTAACCGTAAGTTTAACCTTTCCATATTGCTTGGCCAGCCTGTATATGGCCTCTATCTGTTCAGCTTCCAGATAGCCGTTAACAGGATGAATTAAGACGGCGTAAGTACCATCCAGCTGCTGAATAAATCCCTTGTTGACGTACTTTCGAGCCACGATGATCACCCATCTCCTTGTACTAAGAAGAACAAGTATTTTCCTAAAATCAGCCTCTTCGGCTACACCTACAGTATATGGAATTTGCGAAAATTATAAAACCAAAAGTCAAACCGAGTCAAGGCTTAGTAGGTGAACTCAGAAGGATTTTTTTGTCACTGAGACCTCGCTATACAGGGAAATCTTCAGTAACCGCTTCTCCAAGGAATTAGGCTACTCAGACTTGGTCGGCTTAGTTCCCGCAGCACATACATTCTTCGCAGAGGTAGAGTATGCCGCGGGATTTTAAGGTCTACTTGAAGCAGTGGAGTGGCGAAAGATCGCAAGGATGCGGGACATCTTGATCCACGACTATTTCAGCATGGACATGAAGATCGTATGGAGGCCGCGGTTCAAACTAAAATGCCTGTCCTGGAACAAGCCGTTAGAGAAATCCTCCGAGTCAGGCAAAAACTGAGCCGGTAGTTGAAAAGCCGGAGCTCACCTGCCGAAACGATGTTCCTTACCTTCCAGGAGGCGGCGGATGTTATCGCGGTGCCGGAGAATGACTACCAGCGCGGCCAAGAAGCTAAAGATACAGATCCCGCGGGGATATCTAAGAGCGTAAGTCAGTATGGGAAGGCTTCCCGCAGCTATGATGGAGGCTAAAGATACGTAGCGGCCTAAAGCGAAGACGAAAATCCAAACGGCCAGCGCCCCTAAAGTAGCTTTGGGAGCCAGCAGGAGG
It encodes:
- a CDS encoding Fur family transcriptional regulator; protein product: MGEQSELLRVVEALKARGFKLTPQRQEILRVLAEAEKPLNAREIEERLHRRFPSVGRGTVYRTLETLRSVGLLEETFFEGSRHFVLAQKHRHHLICLRCGRIFSFPCCFSECLSRVLDSFPDFEVKSHVFAIYGYCGSCREALSGGERR
- a CDS encoding DUF2250 domain-containing protein, with amino-acid sequence MCATLNDQEELLDLKILAYLKKLGPEYAKFLARQLGLSLEESTERLRRLAARGLIKRVEGRIVKYYHRQRKSVKHRNHTYYDITREGELLLREARKKLGFHFDIEYPNR
- a CDS encoding TatD family hydrolase, whose amino-acid sequence is MEGIVDSHTHVSLLPYEGLENMALAGVKKIIGCSIFFGAKYAETLFDHFHQMLTLSMKNAAQNGIKLFVAVGVHPMGTPEDWPRVIDALPSYLKMDGVIGLGEIGLHEGTRREQDVLREQLKIAKECGVPVIIHTPPHDRVAITNKTIEIAAAVGMDPGKVVIDHANLDIIDLIEDFGAVPGLTIRQEGLTPHLLLNHLERFQRGVLNSDYSNLKPNDPLSVPKAVRYLELNGAPPEIIARIARYNAEELFGI
- a CDS encoding DsrE family protein yields the protein MDKLKVLFHVNEPDRWQRALGNITNFLNDVGQGNADIEVLANGEAVSVFKSRCMLTGSGGCCGTASGSLMDQMKKLSEMGVSFVVCRNALKAQSIEEESLPNFVTVVPAGITEIARKQAEGYAYIKP
- a CDS encoding nitrite reductase — protein: MIIVARKYVNKGFIQQLDGTYAVLIHPVNGYLEAEQIEAIYRLAKQYGKVKLTVTEAIMIFGIKPENFDQVAEELEKVHLPLANIGPVVRNVKVCSSQYCKHVIRDVTPLAAQINQRLAGMATPKKFKIALNGCPNSCVEAQLNDLGVIAVQDGYWLYLGGKGGRQPQLGTRLDVVIKEEHLVETVERIVKGYLRVAQNERLAEVIDRMGLLPFLKVALAWNSEGIKTCIGARYCKNGVGDVHTMAERIVSAGNLQENITISGCGNVCAVDREARCNVVILKDRLWVYSNSGMDVLDADQLPEYLRSKGILK
- a CDS encoding HepT-like ribonuclease domain-containing protein; amino-acid sequence: MEWRKIARMRDILIHDYFSMDMKIVWRPRFKLKCLSWNKPLEKSSESGKN